One genomic segment of Panicum virgatum strain AP13 chromosome 2N, P.virgatum_v5, whole genome shotgun sequence includes these proteins:
- the LOC120659208 gene encoding pentatricopeptide repeat-containing protein ELI1, chloroplastic-like, translating to MSAAAGAVLPSPAPTKYSSAGGQHATLTADRAAALLAGCASARRASELHAAAVRAGVDRDKAVDFRLQRAYATSGRLDLAVALLRRSPDPTAVFYTSTIHAHSSRGLHLAALALLSDMLSQGLLPTTHTLSASLPACNGRGGLAVGRALHGYAVKLALSGDSYVATALLGMYARSGDAAAARALFDEMQPDPHVVSVTAMLTCYAKMGALDDARSLFDGLPKKDFICWNAMIDGYTQHGRPNEALRLFRQMLRSGVEPDEVSVVLALSAVAQLGMTESGKWLHSFVKNSPRVGLNARVGTALIDMYYKCGSLEDAVAVFDGLKDKDIVVWNAMINGYAMHGQSRKAIEMFNQLRAQGLWPTDITFIGVLNACSHSGLVDEGRMFFKSMEQEYSIEPKIEHYGCMVDLLGRAGLIEEAFDLVQSMRIKPDAVMWVSLLAACRLHKNMALGQRIADYLVANGLANSGMYILLSNIYAAVGNWQEVGRVRLMMKASGIQKEPGCSAIEIGRQVTEFVAGDTSHPRTDEIYAKVEEVKGLVKEHGHVPQTELVLHDLDEATKEKALAVHSEKLAVAFGLISTPPGAAIKIVKNLRACADCHAVLKLVSKIAGRKIVFRDRNRFHHFVDGACSCGDYW from the coding sequence atgtccgccgccgccggtgccgtgctcccctcccccgccccgACCAAATACTCGTCCGCTGGTGGCCAGCATGCCACGCTCACGGCggaccgcgcggcggcgctcctggcgGGCTGCGCGtccgcgcgccgcgcctccgAGCTCCACGCCGCGGCGGTGCGTGCCGGCGTCGACCGCGACAAAGCCGTCGATTTCCGCCTCCAGCGCGCCTACGCCACGTCcggccgcctcgacctcgccgtcgcgctccTCCGGCGTTCGCCGGACCCGACCGCCGTCTTCTATACCTCCACTATCCACGCGCACTCCTCCCGcggcctccacctcgccgcgctcgcgctcctCTCCGACATGCTGTCCCAGGGCCTCCTCCCCACTACGCACACCCTGTCCGCCTCCCTCCCCGCCTGcaacggccgcggcggcctcgcGGTCGGCCGGGCGCTGCATGGCTACGCCGTCAAGCTGGCGCTCTCCGGCGACTCCTACGTGGCCACCGCGCTCCTCGGCATGTACGCGCGGTCgggggacgccgcggcggcgcgcgcgctgtTCGACGAGATGCAGCCGGACCCGCACGTCGTGTCCGTCACGGCCATGCTCACCTGCTACGCCAAGATGGGCGCGCTCGACGACGCGCGCAGCCTGTTCGACGGCTTGCCCAAGAAGGACTTCATCTGCTGGAACGCCATGATCGACGGGTACACGCAGCACGGGAGGCCCAACGAGGCGCTCCGGCTGTTCCGGCAGATGCTGAGGTCGGGCGTCGAGCCCGACGAGGTCTCGGTGGTGCTGGCGCTCTCCGCGGTGGCGCAGCTCGGCATGACAGAGTCTGGGAAGTGGCTTCATTCTTTCGTGAAGAATAGTCCTCGAGTTGGGCTCAATGCCAGAGTCGGCACGGCGCTCATCGACATGTACTACAAGTGCGGGAGCTTGGAGGATGCTGTTGCCGTGTTTGATGGCCTGAAAGACAAGGATATCGTCGTGTGGAACGCCATGATCAACGGCTACGCGATGCACGGGCAGAGCAGAAAGGCGATTGAGATGTTCAATCAGTTGCGGGCACAGGGCCTCTGGCCGACCGACATCACATTCATCGGCGTCCTCAATGCCTGCAGCCATTCCGGGCTGGTTGACGAAGGCCGCATGTTCTTCAAGTCAATGGAGCAGGAGTACAGCATTGAGCCCAAGATCGAGCACTACGGTTgcatggtggacctcctcggcCGAGCAGGGCTCATAGAAGAGGCGTTCGATCTTGTCCAGAGCATGAGGATCAAGCCTGACGCCGTCATGTGGGTGTCGCTCCTCGCCGCCTGCCGGCTTCACAAGAACATGGCGCTGGGGCAGCGGATCGCCGACTATCTGGTGGCCAATGGCCTCGCCAACTCCGGGATGTACATCCTGCTGTCCAACATCTACGCGGCGGTGGGGAACTGGCAGGAGGTGGGGCGGGTGCGGTTGATGATGAAGGCGAGCGGCATCCAGAAGGAGCCCGGGTGCAGCGCCATCGAGATCGGGCGGCAGGTCACCGAGTTCGTGGCCGGCGACACGAGCCACCCGCGCACCGACGAGATCTAcgccaaggtggaggaggtgaagGGCCTGGTGAAGGAGCACGGGCACGTCCCGCAGACGGAGCTGGTGCTGCACGACCTGGACGAGGCCACCAAGGAGAAGGCGCTGGCCGTCCACAGCGAGAAGCTCGCCGTCGCGTTCGGGCTCATCAGCAcgccgccgggggcggcgaTCAAGATCGTGAAGAACCTCCGGGCCTGCGCCGACTGCCACGCCGTGCTGAAGCTGGTGTCCAAGATCGCCGGGAGGAAGATCGTGTTCCGGGACAGGAACAGGTTCCACCATTTCGTCGACGGGGCCTGCAGCTGCGGGGATTACTGGTGA